GAGGAAGTCTTCGCAAATTATGCGTAATCATTTTATGGTGGCTTTGCTATATTTCCCCATCTTGAAAGCGCCCACGCTCACCCCATGCCGCGTCTCATCGGAACTTCGCCCTTCTTCACTCGAAGGCGACCCCATCTGAAAACTTCCTTCGGGGATTGAGACCATCTCCGGCTCGAACGATTTCCGCGTTACCGGCGGTGGAGTAGCTGCAATACGCGCCTGTTCTTCCGTTGCTTGACGCTGCCGTTGTTCCAGGTCCGCCAGACGTGCTTCATAAGCCTTGCGTTTCGCTTCCGCTTCCGCAAGCCGGGTCGATTCCTCGGCCTCGCGCTGCTTCTGCTCCAATTCCGCAACACGCGCCTCTTCTGCGATCCGCTTGGCCTCCAATTCAGCTAACCGCCCATTATTTTGCGGCAATACCGTTCCCGTCATCGTTCCAGTGGATAGTGGAGGTGCTACCAGAATCGCCGGAGCCGGCACTACCGGAGGAATGAAATAGAATGCCCCCTCCAATGAGGAAGCGTCCCAAGGCGTCTGTTTGTTCTTGGTGTCTCGTTTCACGTCCACCCGTACATCGCGCAACATCAATTGCACATCCACTCCCGCATCCGCGATGTGTCGCAGTAGATTGAAGGTAAATGGACTGTTGCGCCCCTCACCATCATCGGCGAAACCACCAGGGTCGGTGGAATACACCAGCAAGGTGCCGTCGGGGGTATCCATCTTAGCCAACCCGCCCCCTACCGACCCACGTTTCCCGCGACTCAGAAATGGATTATTGCGGCAAGCATCCAGAAACACCAATTTGGTTTTGGCCTTCCCCATTTTCTCAAGCATGGCGCCTGCCTTAATCGCCTGCCGCTCAATCTGGTCCTCGCGCTCGAATTTAGCATCGACCGGCAACAGATAATTCTCGCCCTTGACCTGAAGCCCATGTCCGGAATAGAAAACCAGCGCCACTTCGCCACCGTTGATCTGCTGGCCAAAGGCATAAA
Above is a genomic segment from Gammaproteobacteria bacterium containing:
- a CDS encoding hypothetical protein (Evidence 5 : Unknown function), which translates into the protein MHSHAERGNDVILQRWLNQESTMAMATVKWWLVKGLVGFGVVVALMLSSGCEDLVRGTGGGMDVGGGTETGGTHAFERVGSERLAVDGRRVALVIGNSAYHAMPSELQPLPNPVNDATDLAKALQRLGFQVTLRKDASLTQMDDSIYAFGQQINGGEVALVFYSGHGLQVKGENYLLPVDAKFEREDQIERQAIKAGAMLEKMGKAKTKLVFLDACRNNPFLSRGKRGSVGGGLAKMDTPDGTLLVYSTDPGGFADDGEGRNSPFTFNLLRHIADAGVDVQLMLRDVRVDVKRDTKNKQTPWDASSLEGAFYFIPPVVPAPAILVAPPLSTGTMTGTVLPQNNGRLAELEAKRIAEEARVAELEQKQREAEESTRLAEAEAKRKAYEARLADLEQRQRQATEEQARIAATPPPVTRKSFEPEMVSIPEGSFQMGSPSSEEGRSSDETRHGVSVGAFKMGKYSKATIK